CGGCCAAGGTAGTAATGTTCGAAGGAATAACGCAATCGGGTTGTGGAACGGCGCAGGCTGCGATGGGGCCATTCTACTGTCCGAATGATGAAACGGTTTATATGGACCTAAGTTTCTTCAAGGAACTGCAGGACAGATTCGGTGCAAAAGTAACTGAATTCTCCGTAGCATACGTTCTGGCTCATGAAATGGGACACCACGTACAGAATGTATTGGGCACTTTAGGTAAAACTGAACAACTGAGAAGGAGCGGAAGATATTCCGAAGCAGATTTGAACAGAGTATCCGTAGCTACTGAACTTCAGGCGGATTTCTATGCGGGGCTTTGGGCCAGATATACCGATAACAGGGAAAAATTCCTGGAACCGGGCGATATTGATGCGGCTATAAGCGCTGCGGAAGCTGTAGGTGATGACAATATCATGAAG
The sequence above is a segment of the Chryseobacterium taklimakanense genome. Coding sequences within it:
- the ypfJ gene encoding KPN_02809 family neutral zinc metallopeptidase → MKWTEDRSSNVEDRRGMGGGGGLLGGGLITLIIAAVIFFLGGDPSAILSSGMGSAGPQTEQRELSAEEKQVTQFISMLTAENEQTWTKIFQENGMQYRPAKVVMFEGITQSGCGTAQAAMGPFYCPNDETVYMDLSFFKELQDRFGAKVTEFSVAYVLAHEMGHHVQNVLGTLGKTEQLRRSGRYSEADLNRVSVATELQADFYAGLWARYTDNREKFLEPGDIDAAISAAEAVGDDNIMKRSQGYVNQEAFTHGSSAQRKEWFMKGYNSGDIRQGNTFDQLLR